In the genome of Deinococcus deserti VCD115, one region contains:
- a CDS encoding isocitrate/isopropylmalate dehydrogenase family protein: MANYRICLIEGDGIGHEVIPATRRVLDAAGFSAEYVQAEAGYEYYLDHGTSVPQATYDAVENTHATLFGAATSPSGEKPAGFFGAIRHLRQKYGLYANVRPTRTRPVPGAYENVDLVIVRENTQGLYVEQERRYGDTAIADTVITKDASERIGRFAADLAMKRSKRLTVVHKSNVLPVTQGLFMNTILDHTRTVEGLNTSTMIVDNAAMQLVRNPQQFDVLVMTNMFGDILSDLAAGLVGGLGIAASGNVGDKFGIFESVHGSAPDIAGQGVANPTATILAAVLMLDHLGDHDTARRLDNAVNKVLSEGPRTRDLGGTAGTHEFTEAVIRALA; the protein is encoded by the coding sequence ATGGCGAACTACCGCATCTGTTTGATTGAAGGGGACGGCATCGGCCACGAGGTCATTCCCGCCACGCGGCGCGTGTTGGACGCGGCCGGCTTCAGCGCCGAGTACGTCCAAGCCGAGGCCGGCTACGAGTACTACCTCGACCACGGCACCAGCGTGCCCCAGGCCACCTATGACGCGGTGGAGAACACCCACGCCACGCTGTTCGGCGCAGCGACCAGCCCCAGCGGCGAGAAACCCGCCGGCTTTTTCGGCGCCATCCGCCACCTGCGCCAGAAGTACGGCCTGTACGCCAACGTCCGGCCCACCCGCACCCGTCCGGTGCCCGGCGCCTACGAGAACGTGGATCTGGTCATTGTCCGCGAGAACACCCAGGGTCTGTACGTGGAGCAGGAACGCCGCTACGGTGATACCGCTATCGCTGACACTGTGATCACCAAGGACGCCAGCGAACGCATCGGCCGCTTTGCCGCGGACCTGGCCATGAAACGCAGCAAACGGCTCACCGTGGTGCACAAAAGCAACGTGCTGCCCGTGACCCAGGGTCTGTTCATGAACACCATCCTCGACCATACGCGCACGGTCGAGGGCCTGAACACCAGCACCATGATCGTGGACAACGCCGCCATGCAGCTGGTGCGCAACCCCCAGCAGTTCGACGTGCTGGTCATGACCAACATGTTTGGCGACATCCTCTCGGATCTGGCCGCCGGACTGGTGGGCGGCCTGGGCATCGCCGCCAGCGGTAACGTCGGCGACAAGTTCGGGATTTTTGAAAGTGTGCACGGTTCAGCGCCTGATATCGCCGGTCAGGGTGTGGCCAACCCCACCGCGACCATCCTGGCTGCCGTGCTGATGCTCGACCACCTGGGCGATCACGACACGGCGCGCCGGCTGGACAATGCCGTGAACAAGGTTCTGTCCGAAGGGCCCCGGACGCGGGACCTGGGCGGCACTGCTGGAACTCACGAGTTCACAGAAGCCGTGATCCGGGCGCTGGCCTGA
- a CDS encoding NAD(P)/FAD-dependent oxidoreductase, which yields MTCDALVIGGGIAGASVAYALTRKHWRVTVIDAGMHTASHVPSALVNPVRGQSGGVDARAPEGMALTWALVRDLAAQGYAVPHARSGVVRPLPDDRTRARFERNLPETLPHHWLDHNQRPKALAGHWPHALQLPGGGWLDGQALCRALLKASGASLVKARATAWDAQTVTLHDGTLLKAQAVVWCGGSVGSTWAGEDATHRMGTLLTLERAASKVPLSFGAYLAPAAQGGVLGATFEAPAKHWVPPQLPLNSLSWLLGKGAALSNLETLSVTGRWTGSRLSGLQAGKDAHGVWRLSGLSSKGFLLGPLLAFELAAQVRAAPPLRGG from the coding sequence ATGACTTGCGACGCACTGGTCATCGGGGGCGGCATTGCCGGGGCGTCGGTGGCGTACGCCCTGACCCGCAAACACTGGCGGGTCACGGTCATAGATGCCGGGATGCATACGGCCAGTCATGTGCCCTCAGCGCTGGTCAACCCGGTACGGGGCCAGTCAGGCGGCGTGGACGCCCGCGCACCCGAGGGCATGGCCCTCACCTGGGCCCTGGTGCGTGACCTGGCCGCGCAGGGCTATGCGGTGCCGCATGCCCGTTCAGGTGTGGTCCGTCCCCTGCCGGATGACCGGACACGCGCCCGCTTTGAGCGCAACCTGCCCGAAACGCTGCCCCACCACTGGCTTGACCATAACCAGCGGCCCAAGGCACTTGCTGGACACTGGCCACACGCGCTGCAGTTGCCGGGCGGTGGTTGGCTGGATGGGCAGGCCCTGTGCAGGGCGCTGCTGAAGGCGTCCGGTGCGTCGCTGGTCAAGGCCCGCGCGACAGCCTGGGACGCGCAGACGGTCACGCTTCATGACGGAACTCTTCTGAAAGCCCAGGCTGTGGTGTGGTGCGGGGGGTCGGTGGGCTCGACCTGGGCCGGAGAGGACGCCACCCACCGCATGGGCACGCTGCTGACCCTGGAGCGGGCTGCGTCCAAGGTGCCGCTGAGCTTCGGGGCTTACCTCGCGCCAGCCGCGCAGGGAGGCGTCCTGGGCGCCACGTTTGAAGCGCCTGCAAAGCACTGGGTCCCGCCGCAGCTGCCGCTGAACTCGCTGAGCTGGCTGCTGGGCAAGGGAGCCGCCCTGAGCAACCTGGAGACCCTGAGCGTTACCGGGCGGTGGACAGGTTCACGGCTTTCAGGACTCCAGGCCGGGAAGGATGCACACGGTGTATGGAGGCTTTCAGGCCTGAGCAGCAAGGGATTCCTGCTGGGGCCGCTGCTGGCCTTTGAGCTGGCTGCCCAGGTGCGGGCGGCCCCGCCGTTACGCGGCGGGTAA
- a CDS encoding type II CAAX endopeptidase family protein, whose product MTAPDAPTSPPASWPEATPEPMRGVRAVDGNRAALTLLVVQNVVSGVLIARGAPLGLSLLASVVANVLVGLLLFRPALRALVQDSRWRTPPAWGLALGTFVLAFLASRAAILFFVTLFPESADSVPQFLSKGADLWLLLLAAGLLVPFLEEVAFRGLMLRGHERAAGFTLAAVASSFAFAVAHGVPASIAGILPLAYALARVVQHSGSLWNAVIIHVMNNTLAVGLGALLTRERLGGAIANPGQASDLLSNPALRVPLAAGSLLFGGVVLLVMHLWLTPRPDPQVRATRQGPWLSAAYIGVVLFGLMAAVMTLPAVRLMISSTLRGAQP is encoded by the coding sequence ATGACCGCCCCGGACGCGCCGACGTCACCTCCCGCCAGCTGGCCTGAGGCCACTCCAGAGCCTATGCGTGGCGTGCGCGCCGTGGATGGCAACCGTGCTGCCCTGACTCTGCTGGTTGTCCAGAATGTGGTTTCGGGAGTCCTGATCGCGCGCGGCGCACCATTGGGGCTGTCGTTGCTCGCGTCAGTGGTCGCCAACGTGCTGGTGGGACTGCTCCTGTTCCGGCCGGCCCTGCGCGCCCTGGTACAGGACTCACGCTGGCGCACGCCGCCTGCCTGGGGATTGGCCCTGGGCACCTTCGTGCTGGCCTTCCTCGCTTCACGCGCAGCGATCCTGTTTTTCGTGACGCTGTTTCCGGAAAGTGCCGACAGCGTGCCGCAGTTTCTCAGCAAGGGCGCGGACCTGTGGCTGCTGCTGCTGGCAGCGGGATTGCTGGTGCCTTTTCTGGAGGAAGTCGCCTTCCGCGGCCTGATGCTGCGTGGGCATGAGCGCGCCGCCGGGTTTACCCTGGCGGCCGTCGCCTCGTCCTTTGCCTTTGCGGTGGCGCATGGCGTGCCGGCCAGCATTGCGGGAATCCTGCCGCTGGCCTACGCTCTGGCGCGGGTGGTTCAGCACAGCGGCAGTTTGTGGAACGCCGTCATCATCCATGTGATGAACAACACCCTGGCTGTAGGCCTCGGAGCCCTGCTGACCCGCGAGCGCCTCGGCGGAGCCATCGCCAATCCCGGGCAGGCCTCAGATCTGCTGAGCAACCCGGCCCTGCGTGTGCCTTTGGCTGCCGGATCGCTGCTGTTTGGCGGGGTGGTGCTGCTGGTCATGCACCTGTGGCTGACTCCGCGCCCTGATCCTCAGGTGCGCGCCACGCGGCAGGGCCCGTGGCTGAGCGCGGCATACATCGGAGTGGTGCTGTTCGGGCTGATGGCCGCCGTCATGACGTTGCCCGCCGTGCGCCTGATGATTTCATCCACACTGCGTGGTGCGCAGCCGTGA
- a CDS encoding DUF1232 domain-containing protein, translated as MRAPSGWRRVQASARRLKAELLAVSHAARDPRTSWPARALALLVLAYALSPLDLIPDFIPVLGLLDDLLLVPAGLWLALRLIPLEVLADARAQAARHPQKLVPSAWGLALILLTYGLLATLAWSWWAKRQGS; from the coding sequence GTGAGGGCACCCTCCGGCTGGCGCCGCGTGCAGGCATCGGCCCGCCGGCTCAAGGCCGAACTCCTGGCGGTCAGCCACGCTGCACGTGACCCGCGGACCTCGTGGCCAGCCCGCGCCCTGGCATTGCTGGTGCTGGCCTACGCTCTGAGTCCTCTTGACCTGATTCCGGACTTTATTCCCGTGCTGGGCCTGCTCGATGATCTGCTGCTGGTGCCCGCCGGCCTGTGGCTGGCCTTACGCCTGATCCCTCTTGAGGTCCTGGCAGATGCCCGGGCGCAGGCCGCACGCCACCCGCAGAAGCTGGTGCCCAGTGCCTGGGGGCTGGCTTTGATCCTGCTAACTTACGGTCTTTTGGCCACGTTGGCCTGGTCCTGGTGGGCGAAGCGGCAGGGCAGCTGA
- the mnmD gene encoding tRNA (5-methylaminomethyl-2-thiouridine)(34)-methyltransferase MnmD, whose amino-acid sequence MPDPESSILETPDGSRTAYNARFGEAYGSRHGAAAQARHVFVEGTGTHQHPAPRVLEVGFGIGVNCRATLAQTAQRGAPLDYLAYEFDPAPAEVLQSVAAGQEGADHPAWQALTARWPQPPLEVNAGGARVQVMIADVLDADLPEGWATALYLDGFSPTRNPEVWTPEFATRLFRTLAPGGVLATYSAAGHVRRALQAAGLVVERRPGAPGKRECLRAVRPT is encoded by the coding sequence ATGCCCGACCCAGAATCATCCATCCTGGAAACACCCGACGGTTCACGCACCGCCTACAATGCCCGCTTTGGCGAGGCCTACGGTTCACGCCACGGCGCGGCTGCTCAGGCCCGTCATGTGTTTGTCGAAGGCACCGGGACTCACCAGCATCCGGCGCCCAGGGTGCTGGAGGTCGGCTTCGGGATCGGGGTGAACTGCCGCGCGACGCTGGCGCAGACAGCCCAGCGCGGCGCTCCTCTCGACTACCTGGCCTACGAGTTCGATCCGGCTCCGGCTGAAGTGCTGCAGTCCGTGGCAGCTGGGCAGGAAGGAGCAGATCACCCGGCCTGGCAGGCCCTGACAGCGCGCTGGCCCCAGCCGCCATTAGAGGTCAACGCAGGGGGTGCCCGGGTTCAGGTCATGATCGCGGACGTCCTGGACGCTGACCTTCCGGAGGGCTGGGCCACCGCGCTGTACCTTGACGGCTTCTCCCCCACCCGCAACCCGGAGGTCTGGACGCCGGAGTTTGCCACGCGGCTTTTCCGGACGCTGGCCCCAGGCGGCGTGCTGGCCACCTACAGCGCTGCCGGTCATGTCCGGCGAGCGCTTCAGGCAGCCGGGCTGGTGGTGGAGAGGCGCCCGGGAGCGCCCGGCAAGCGCGAATGCCTGCGCGCTGTCCGTCCCACATGA
- a CDS encoding low temperature requirement protein A codes for MTHGEPDTIEVQEHEPSGPAGTPVHNDQKVTWLELFFDLIFVVAFDQLAKRLGDSPQLENLGEFGLMFTAVWWAWAGNTMLAARYGNETRAYRWGTVAQLVSMGMLALTLRGDLKDTGMAFALAYGTNRVLQVVMHFALAREVPGGAPFAQQSSAPLALAAGVWLISAWLPGGSTLQILLWCAALLADMIIPVVIQARVGNAHSSLPHEGHLPERVGLLQIIALGAIVTEVVNGSRQQEMNLVTLAPALSAILLTVALWRLYFDQARTLPLLGAHVEGQVQRMQAWLYGHLPFTLSVVMLGVGLGHGLSGVDAKKDAVNQQFVAWPLASAFLTLCFLRWNSRRVARQRGMDRSLMAMWAGAFGAAAVGFIDLDTVQLHALVAVLTVGASLIVATDPATRRLGKLEEEVTEQLDEGEAPETIVQELADPSDEISANPPTNIETRSS; via the coding sequence ATGACCCACGGCGAGCCCGATACGATCGAAGTTCAGGAACACGAACCATCGGGCCCGGCCGGCACCCCTGTACACAACGACCAGAAGGTCACCTGGCTCGAACTGTTTTTCGACCTGATCTTCGTCGTGGCGTTTGACCAGCTGGCCAAACGTCTGGGCGACTCGCCTCAGCTCGAAAACCTTGGCGAGTTCGGACTGATGTTCACGGCAGTCTGGTGGGCCTGGGCAGGCAACACCATGCTCGCGGCCCGCTACGGCAACGAGACGCGCGCCTACCGCTGGGGCACGGTGGCGCAGCTGGTGTCCATGGGCATGCTGGCCCTGACCCTGCGGGGTGATCTGAAGGATACAGGGATGGCGTTTGCCCTGGCCTACGGCACCAACCGCGTCCTGCAGGTGGTGATGCACTTTGCCCTGGCCCGCGAGGTGCCGGGCGGAGCCCCGTTTGCACAGCAGAGCAGCGCTCCCCTGGCGCTCGCCGCCGGGGTGTGGCTGATCTCTGCCTGGCTTCCTGGCGGGTCCACGCTGCAGATCCTCCTGTGGTGCGCCGCGCTGCTGGCTGACATGATCATTCCAGTCGTCATTCAGGCTCGGGTGGGCAACGCGCATTCCAGTCTCCCTCATGAAGGGCATCTGCCCGAGCGGGTAGGCCTTCTGCAGATCATTGCGCTGGGTGCCATCGTCACGGAAGTGGTCAACGGCAGCCGGCAGCAGGAGATGAATCTGGTCACGCTGGCCCCGGCCCTGAGTGCCATTCTGCTGACGGTGGCCCTTTGGCGGCTTTATTTCGATCAGGCCCGCACCCTTCCCCTGCTGGGCGCTCATGTGGAAGGGCAGGTTCAGCGCATGCAGGCGTGGCTCTACGGGCACCTGCCGTTCACCTTGAGTGTGGTGATGCTTGGCGTGGGCCTCGGTCATGGTCTCAGTGGGGTGGACGCCAAGAAAGACGCGGTGAATCAGCAGTTTGTCGCCTGGCCGCTGGCCAGCGCATTCCTGACGCTGTGTTTTCTGCGCTGGAATTCACGGCGCGTCGCACGGCAGCGCGGTATGGACCGCAGCCTGATGGCCATGTGGGCTGGAGCTTTTGGAGCGGCAGCTGTGGGCTTCATTGATCTGGACACCGTGCAGCTGCATGCTCTGGTAGCCGTTCTGACAGTAGGTGCCAGCCTGATTGTCGCCACTGATCCGGCAACCCGGCGTCTCGGGAAACTGGAGGAAGAAGTGACCGAGCAGCTCGACGAAGGAGAAGCGCCGGAAACCATCGTTCAGGAGCTTGCCGATCCGAGCGACGAGATATCGGCAAACCCCCCAACGAACATCGAGACCCGCAGTTCGTGA
- a CDS encoding DUF456 domain-containing protein has protein sequence MSMPFLIFLAAWIIGLIGTFVPVLPSTLVIFAGAAVAALLDGFQAGRDLPFLLVFLIIAVAAMLVDNLASAWGARRYGGSRQAAWGALIGGIAGIFLGPLGLIVGPLLGALLAELLVARRPMPEAVRSTWGTMVGLLTGLGAKFALHLLLGAYGLWHLWRYTGA, from the coding sequence ATGAGTATGCCGTTCCTGATTTTCCTGGCCGCATGGATCATTGGCCTGATCGGTACTTTTGTTCCGGTGCTGCCGTCCACCCTGGTCATCTTTGCGGGTGCTGCCGTCGCGGCGTTGCTTGACGGGTTTCAGGCTGGGCGCGACCTGCCCTTCCTGCTGGTATTTCTGATCATCGCCGTGGCTGCCATGCTGGTCGACAACCTGGCCTCGGCGTGGGGAGCCCGCCGCTACGGCGGCAGCCGTCAGGCCGCCTGGGGCGCCCTTATCGGTGGGATCGCCGGGATTTTCCTGGGCCCGCTCGGTCTGATCGTGGGGCCTCTCCTGGGCGCGCTGCTGGCCGAACTGCTGGTCGCCCGCCGCCCGATGCCCGAAGCGGTGCGTTCGACCTGGGGGACCATGGTGGGCCTGCTGACTGGCCTGGGGGCCAAGTTTGCGCTGCACCTGCTGCTGGGAGCCTATGGCCTGTGGCATCTGTGGCGTTACACGGGAGCATAA
- a CDS encoding DUF1990 domain-containing protein: MRRTSPPLHEQQRARLEAYAQARANFDTTRVHECSEETGWRVDNYEQELPAEPPGEPLPGGSFMAAQQVLRNYSFPPPNLITGVFVPETPLEQRVMVLRGRFLIFTFWFGVRIGGVVNEIRALPDGSREAVWGYNYYTLEGHFERGQIEFTVHKHLGTGRVMFRIHAVSQTGHISNLFYRVGFRIFGRFLQRRFSHESMRRVREQVEDMLLTGASTPLEPSTPLEAVPRRDVPDHMTQHLERAADGHAPDRNQGD, translated from the coding sequence GTGAGGCGCACCAGCCCGCCATTGCACGAGCAGCAGCGTGCCCGGCTGGAAGCCTACGCGCAGGCCCGGGCCAACTTCGACACTACCCGCGTACATGAGTGCAGCGAGGAGACCGGCTGGCGCGTTGACAACTATGAGCAGGAGCTGCCAGCCGAGCCTCCTGGAGAGCCGCTGCCAGGAGGCTCGTTCATGGCAGCCCAGCAGGTGCTGCGCAACTACAGCTTTCCTCCGCCCAACCTGATCACCGGTGTGTTTGTGCCGGAAACTCCGCTGGAGCAGCGTGTCATGGTGCTGCGCGGCCGGTTTCTGATCTTTACCTTCTGGTTCGGGGTGCGGATCGGCGGCGTGGTCAACGAGATCCGCGCACTCCCCGACGGCAGCCGCGAGGCAGTCTGGGGCTACAACTACTACACCCTGGAGGGCCACTTCGAACGCGGGCAGATCGAGTTTACGGTTCACAAGCATCTGGGCACAGGCCGGGTCATGTTCCGTATTCATGCCGTCTCGCAGACCGGCCACATCAGTAATCTGTTTTACCGGGTGGGATTCCGGATCTTCGGCCGGTTCCTGCAGCGCCGCTTCTCGCACGAATCCATGCGCCGGGTCAGGGAGCAGGTGGAAGACATGCTCCTGACCGGCGCGAGCACGCCTCTGGAACCCTCCACACCGCTTGAGGCGGTGCCCAGAAGGGACGTTCCGGACCATATGACCCAGCACCTGGAGCGTGCGGCAGACGGTCATGCACCTGACAGAAATCAGGGGGACTGA
- a CDS encoding DUF1990 family protein, with protein sequence MRKSVQREDDGRGALLERRYWVEVEHPQMSIQDLMLDIQQNLPQYAPELLAGFEKSVGMSDALRRGDEYHIRILGPWNGEVRVVEVSDTSFELVTLEDHPEAGRIRFSISPHEHFEDAFHFEICSLARSRDGLVALSYDALGKRVQQTVWTTFCERVAQRSGGRKIGDVQVRTVSETDFQAEDDSGDAP encoded by the coding sequence ATGCGCAAATCGGTCCAGCGTGAAGACGACGGCCGCGGAGCCCTGCTTGAGCGCCGCTACTGGGTAGAGGTCGAGCATCCGCAGATGTCGATTCAGGACCTGATGCTCGATATTCAGCAGAACCTGCCGCAGTACGCCCCGGAATTGCTGGCCGGCTTCGAAAAATCGGTTGGCATGTCCGACGCCCTGCGGCGTGGAGACGAGTATCACATTCGCATCCTGGGACCGTGGAACGGCGAAGTGCGCGTGGTAGAAGTCAGTGACACCTCGTTTGAGCTGGTCACGCTGGAGGATCACCCGGAAGCCGGAAGAATCCGGTTTTCCATCTCGCCACACGAACATTTCGAGGATGCCTTTCACTTTGAAATCTGCTCGCTGGCCCGTTCGCGCGATGGGCTGGTGGCCCTGAGCTACGACGCGTTGGGCAAGCGCGTGCAGCAGACCGTCTGGACCACCTTCTGTGAGCGTGTGGCCCAGCGCAGCGGTGGCCGGAAAATCGGGGACGTGCAGGTCCGGACTGTCAGTGAGACTGACTTTCAGGCGGAGGATGATTCCGGAGACGCCCCGTGA
- a CDS encoding threonine aldolase family protein yields MTAPVSVLADFRSDTVTTPTPEMRQAMAQAAVGDDVYGEDPTVNALQTELARLTGFEAGLFMPSGTMTNQVAIALHTRRGEEVVCAEGSHIYEWELGMMAAFSGVVPRFVPAPLGVPDPGDIRLAVRRSIHQSPTGMISLENTHNKAGGTIIPLDVLAAIRNVAQEEGLPLHLDGARVFNAAAALGVPLREITRHFDTVSICLSKGLGAPVGSVLLGSAAAMKQAHRYRKMMGGGMRQAGVLAAAALVAVRDGPARLAQDHRRTQQLARALVDAGFNVDLRAVQTNIIYARMPQAQACVDAWAARGVLASALGPDSVRFVLHHQVTDDGLEAAIRVLTAQSPEQESKPASTMSR; encoded by the coding sequence ATGACTGCTCCCGTTTCGGTCCTGGCCGATTTCCGCTCCGATACCGTTACCACCCCTACGCCCGAGATGCGTCAGGCCATGGCCCAGGCGGCTGTCGGCGACGACGTCTACGGCGAAGATCCGACCGTCAATGCCCTGCAGACGGAACTTGCCCGACTCACCGGTTTCGAAGCCGGGCTGTTCATGCCGTCAGGCACCATGACCAACCAGGTGGCCATCGCACTGCACACCCGCCGCGGCGAGGAAGTTGTCTGCGCCGAGGGCAGCCATATCTACGAGTGGGAGCTGGGCATGATGGCGGCTTTCAGTGGTGTGGTGCCGCGCTTTGTGCCTGCGCCGCTGGGGGTGCCGGACCCGGGGGACATTCGCCTTGCCGTCCGGCGCAGCATTCATCAGTCGCCCACCGGCATGATCAGCCTGGAAAACACCCATAACAAGGCAGGCGGCACCATCATTCCGCTGGACGTACTGGCCGCCATTCGCAACGTGGCACAGGAAGAAGGTCTGCCGCTGCACCTGGACGGCGCCCGGGTCTTCAATGCCGCTGCCGCGCTGGGCGTTCCTCTGCGGGAGATCACCCGGCACTTCGATACGGTCAGCATCTGCCTGAGCAAGGGGCTGGGTGCCCCGGTGGGGAGCGTCCTGCTGGGCAGCGCCGCGGCCATGAAGCAGGCCCACCGCTACCGCAAGATGATGGGCGGCGGTATGCGTCAGGCAGGGGTGCTGGCCGCCGCCGCCCTGGTGGCCGTGCGCGACGGCCCGGCCCGGCTGGCTCAGGACCACCGGCGCACCCAGCAACTGGCGCGGGCTCTGGTGGACGCAGGGTTCAATGTGGACCTGCGGGCAGTGCAGACCAACATCATCTATGCCCGTATGCCGCAGGCTCAGGCCTGCGTGGATGCCTGGGCGGCCAGAGGTGTGCTGGCCAGTGCCCTGGGGCCCGACAGCGTGCGTTTCGTGCTGCACCATCAGGTGACCGATGACGGGCTGGAGGCGGCCATCCGGGTCCTGACGGCCCAGTCCCCAGAACAGGAGAGCAAGCCGGCATCAACCATGTCGCGGTAG
- a CDS encoding nitroreductase family protein: protein MTHRSPEEVRAFYDAHRTVRQYVTAADGTPIPLPPAHLDVILHAAQRAPTDATAQLYSLVHLRDPEVRAQAAALTTNAHMATASEAFVVCADVRRTRRVLEVSGRTPGHWPAVAVHFGIGDAVMAGTNLLTAAEMLGYQGCWIGGVLNGIDGLIDLLRLPQGVLPFAALTIGTPAENAPYRPRVPRHLVVHTDTYHDGDHDELQDAIAVMNPIASRGGQPGDWPRLLGAYFAQDGGMEKREPHLVAALRRQGMWSGEAVAQTPVH from the coding sequence ATGACCCACCGCTCCCCCGAAGAAGTCCGGGCCTTCTATGACGCGCACCGCACCGTGCGTCAGTACGTAACAGCAGCAGACGGCACGCCGATTCCTCTGCCGCCAGCGCATCTGGACGTCATTCTGCATGCCGCGCAACGGGCCCCGACCGACGCGACTGCCCAGCTGTATTCGTTGGTTCATCTGCGTGACCCCGAGGTCCGGGCTCAGGCCGCCGCACTGACCACCAACGCCCACATGGCCACGGCTTCCGAAGCTTTTGTGGTCTGCGCTGATGTTCGCCGTACCCGGCGCGTGTTGGAAGTGTCTGGGCGTACGCCCGGGCACTGGCCGGCGGTGGCAGTGCATTTCGGCATCGGGGACGCTGTGATGGCCGGAACAAACCTGCTGACGGCTGCCGAGATGCTGGGTTATCAGGGCTGCTGGATTGGCGGCGTGCTGAACGGAATCGATGGGCTTATTGACCTGCTGCGTCTGCCACAGGGGGTTCTGCCCTTTGCAGCGCTGACCATCGGAACCCCGGCTGAGAATGCGCCCTACCGCCCGCGTGTGCCGCGTCACCTGGTCGTGCACACGGACACCTATCACGACGGGGATCATGATGAACTTCAGGACGCCATTGCGGTCATGAACCCCATCGCCTCACGGGGGGGCCAGCCGGGCGACTGGCCGCGGCTGCTGGGCGCGTATTTCGCTCAGGACGGCGGCATGGAAAAGCGCGAGCCTCACCTCGTCGCTGCCCTCCGCCGTCAGGGCATGTGGTCAGGGGAAGCTGTGGCCCAGACTCCTGTGCACTAA
- the fni gene encoding type 2 isopentenyl-diphosphate Delta-isomerase — MTYLTSGPGLSARKLRHIEACLLPDSQYQGVTTGLETVRWPYRALPELNLADVNLEVSFLGRRLSAPLLIGAMTGGADRAGQINRNLATAAQRLGIGLMLGSQRVMLERPEVAATFQVREVAPHVLLVGNLGGAQFLLGYGAEQAVQAVRQVGADALAIHVNPLQEALQAGGDTSWAGLATQLAALVPSLPFPVILKEVGHGLDARTVSTVAGMGFRALDVAGAGGTSWARVEELVRYGAVQRPDLCEIGVPTAQALRDARQQAPGVSLIASGGIRTGLDAARALLLGAQVVAVARPLLEPAMDSAEAVEVWLSRFIHELRVSMFVGGFADISSLGSASS; from the coding sequence GTGACTTACCTGACTTCCGGCCCTGGCCTGAGTGCCCGCAAGCTGCGGCATATCGAGGCATGCCTGCTTCCGGACAGCCAGTACCAGGGCGTCACTACTGGTCTGGAGACGGTGCGGTGGCCTTACCGGGCACTTCCGGAGCTGAATCTGGCTGACGTGAATCTGGAAGTCAGCTTCCTGGGCCGCCGACTGAGTGCTCCGCTGCTGATTGGTGCCATGACCGGCGGCGCAGATCGTGCCGGGCAGATCAACCGTAACCTCGCCACGGCCGCGCAGCGTCTGGGGATCGGCCTGATGCTAGGATCCCAGCGCGTGATGCTCGAACGTCCGGAGGTGGCAGCTACCTTCCAGGTGCGCGAGGTCGCGCCGCATGTGCTGCTGGTCGGAAACCTGGGCGGCGCGCAGTTTCTGCTGGGATACGGCGCCGAGCAGGCCGTGCAGGCTGTCCGGCAGGTAGGAGCGGACGCCCTCGCCATTCACGTCAACCCACTCCAGGAAGCGCTGCAGGCAGGTGGGGATACGAGCTGGGCGGGGCTGGCGACGCAACTGGCCGCGCTGGTGCCGTCACTGCCGTTTCCGGTCATTCTCAAGGAAGTCGGGCACGGCCTGGATGCCCGCACCGTCAGCACGGTGGCTGGCATGGGCTTTAGGGCCCTGGACGTGGCGGGAGCAGGCGGCACCAGCTGGGCCCGGGTAGAGGAGCTGGTTCGTTACGGAGCGGTGCAGCGGCCGGACCTGTGTGAAATCGGCGTACCTACAGCGCAGGCCCTGCGGGATGCCCGGCAGCAGGCCCCGGGGGTTTCCCTGATCGCGTCAGGCGGAATCCGCACCGGTCTGGACGCGGCGCGCGCGCTGCTGCTGGGTGCGCAGGTGGTGGCCGTGGCCCGGCCGCTGCTTGAACCGGCGATGGACAGTGCAGAGGCAGTAGAAGTCTGGCTGTCCCGCTTTATTCACGAACTGCGGGTCTCGATGTTCGTTGGGGGGTTTGCCGATATCTCGTCGCTCGGATCGGCAAGCTCCTGA